A stretch of the Xiphophorus couchianus chromosome 15, X_couchianus-1.0, whole genome shotgun sequence genome encodes the following:
- the LOC114158790 gene encoding creatine kinase B-type: MPFGNTHNKFKMNYSAEQEFPDLSQHNNHMAKVLTLDMYAQLRDKETPSGFTLDDLIQTGVDNPGHPFIMTVGCVAGDEETYDVFKDLMDPVIEDRHGGYKPSDKHKTDLNAENLEGGDDLDPNYVLSSRVRTGRSIRGFCLPPHCSRGERRAIEQLSIEALDSLEGDLKGKYYALKNMTDEEQQQLIDDHFLFDKPVSPLLLASGMARDWPDARGIWHNDNKTFLVWVNEEDHLRVISMQKGGNMREVFTRFCTGLTKIEDLFKNRGHEFMWNEHLGYVLTCPSNLGTGLRAGVHVKLPNVSKHEKFGEILKRLRLQKRGTGGVDTAAVGGVFDISNADRLGFSEVELVQMVVDGVNLLVNMEKRLEAGEAINDLMPEQK; this comes from the exons ATGCCTTTCGGAAACACTCACAACAAGTTTAAGATGAACTACTCTGCGGAGCAGGAGTTCCCCGACCTCAGCCAGCACAACAACCACATGGCCAAGGTTCTGACGCTGGACATGTACGCCCAGCTGCGCGACAAGGAGACGCCCAGCGGCTTCACCCTGGACGACCTCATCCAGACCGGCGTCGACAACCCAG GTCACCCCTTCATCATGACGGTGGGCTGCGTGGCCGGAGACGAGGAGACGTACGACGTGTTCAAGGACCTGATGGACCCCGTGATCGAGGACCGCCACGGAGGATACAAACCGTCAGACAAACACAAGACGGACCTGAACGCAGAAAACCTGGAG GGCGGAGACGATCTGGACCCAAACTACGTGTTGAGCTCTCGGGTTCGGACCGGGAGGAGCATCCGTGGTTTCTGCCTGCCGCCGCACTGCAGCCGCGGCGAGCGCCGCGCCATCGAGCAGCTCTCCATCGAAG CTCTGGACTCTTTGGAAGGAGACCTGAAGGGGAAATACTACGCCCTGAAGAACATGACTGatgaggagcaacagcagctgatcgatgaccacttcctgtttgacaaGCCCgtttctcctctgctgctggCGTCTGGGATGGCGCGCGACTGGCCCGACGCACGCGGCATCTG GCACAACGACAACAAGACCTTCCTGGTGTGGGTGAACGAGGAGGATCACCTGCGTGTCATCAGCATGCAGAAGGGGGGCAACATGCGCGAGGTGTTCACACGCTTCTGCACCGGGCTCACCAAA ATCGAAGACTTGTTTAAGAACCGAGGACACGAGTTCATGTGGAACGAGCACCTGGGCTACGTCCTCACCTGCCCGTCCAACCTGGGGACGGGGCTGAGGGCTGGCGTTCACGTCAAGCTGCCAAATGTCAGCAAGCACGAGAAGTTCGGAGAAATCCTGAAGAGGCTGCGGCTGCAGAAGCGAGGAACAG GCGGCGTTGACACCGCAGCGGTGGGCGGAGTCTTCGACATCTCCAACGCGGACCGCCTGGGCTTCTCGGAGGTGGAGCTGGTCCAGATGGTGGTGGACGGCGTCAACCTGCTGGTCAACATGGAGAAGCGCCTGGAGGCCGGCGAGGCCATCAACGACTTGATGCCAGAACAGAAGTGA
- the LOC114158345 gene encoding photoreceptor outer segment membrane glycoprotein 2-like: protein MAVGKITFTKTEREKLAEVLWLLNWISVVTGAILFGLGLFLKIEIQKWQEVMSEQGILYVPHMLITTGLAACGINYLGSKICLDCADTNKFLRWKLVMIPYIVCTFFFTACVLVGALMCYSIRSQLEEALYLGLRNTMRFYKDTDTPGRCYLKKTLDLLQIQFQCCGNTDYRDWFQIQWISSRYLDMTNSAVVDRVRSNVEGKYLMDSVPFSCCSTLSSRPCIQHNLSNPRAHAHYDERSQQLNLWRRGCQQALLDHYTGIMQSIGLTVLLIWLFELLVLTGVRYLQTAMENVIRLGDPESESEGWILENSLAETACYNFSIIKSLGKCYQVDDDPNINVPTAAADQEVPSAQVQVNVTS, encoded by the exons ATGGCAGTCGGAAAGATTACCTTCACCAAGACTGAAAGAGAGAAGCTAGCTGAAGTCCTCTGGCTGCTCAACTGGATCTCTGTGGTGACTGGAGCCATTCTGTTTGGACTGGGCTTGTTTCTCAAAATAGAGATACAGAAAtggcaggaagtgatgtcagagCAGGGGATTCTCTATGTGCCACACATGCTCATCACCACAGGACTAGCAGCCTGCGGCATCAACTACCTCGGCAGTAAGATCTGCCTGGACTGCGCTGACACAAACAAGTTCCTACGCTGGAAGCTGGTGATGATACCCTACATAGTTTGCACCTTCTTCTTCACTGCCTGCGTCCTGGTGGGGGCGCTCATGTGCTACAGTATTCGGAGTCAGCTGGAGGAGGCCCTGTACCTGGGCCTAAGGAACACAATGCGTTTTTACAAGGACACGGACACACCCGGCCGCTGCTACCTGAAGAAAACCCTGGATCTGTTGCAGATCCAGTTCCAGTGCTGCGGGAACACCGACTACCGAGACTGGTTCCAGATTCAGTGGATCAGCAGTCGCTACCTTGACATGACCAACAGCGCTGTGGTGGA cCGTGTGCGCAGTAACGTGGAGGGGAAGTACCTGATGGACAGCGTTcccttcagctgctgcagcacccTGTCGTCCCGACCCTGCATCCAGCACAACCTGAGCAACCCCAGAGCGCACGCGCACTACGACGAGCGGAGCCAGCAGCTGAACCTGTGGAGGCGAGGCTGCCAACAGGCCCTGCTGGACCACTACACCGGCATCATGCAGTCCATCGGCCTCACCGTGCTGCTCATCTGGCTCTTCGAG CTACTGGTTCTGACTGGAGTTCGGTACCTGCAGACGGCCATGGAGAACGTCATCCGGCTCGGGGATCCGGAGTCGGAGTCAGAGGGCTGGATCCTGGAGAACAGCCTGGCGGAAACAGCCTGCTACAACTTCAGCATCATCAAGAGCCTGGGGAAGTGCTACCAGGTGGATGACGACCCAAACATCAACGTCCCGACGGCGGCGGCCGACCAGGAGGTTCCGTCCGCCCAGGTCCAGGTCAACGTGACCTCCTGA
- the LOC114158283 gene encoding NLR family CARD domain-containing protein 3-like isoform X2, with protein sequence MLHTYCESIVEVTKKVLRKLERNDLVQVLSGQNGEPLSEGFADCQKNLKSRLLTKLQGSVENPQKSGKSKAKEQIFIEVNLTIKETNEFSTEHEIRQIESASRKIAKPEKTISYDDIFKGHSGKGKQIKMMMTTGMAGIGKTVLTQKFTQNWAEDKANQDFHFIFPLSFRELNAVKHRKFKLVDLVQQFFPETREVDISNSKEFRVIFILDGLDESQLPLDFIGNKKVTDPKESALVDVLLTSIIQGTLLPSANIWITTRPTAASQIPSKHVDMVTEVTGFNHAQKLEYFRKKYRDDKLVSKTMPYINASQSLKTLCQMPVCCWITAVVLEDLLKNREEEEQLPKTLAELYIKFLLVQFRQKAVTEAETQWNLSCKEKILSLGKLAYEQLQKGNLVFDQSDLTASGINIKLVSVFTGMFPEIFKEEGEQGQANVFCFTHLSVQEFLAALYVHLTFMTSQVNVLEEMQSSWMVMLARRKFNPYQTAVDKALQSPKGDQDMFLRFLLGLLQPSSQSLLKGLVKETENNTQIIQEAIKYIKDKLDAELPTEQSINLLYCLNELNDNSLVEEIQRFMSSGRLTVDNLSSAQWSTLVFILLAEKEIDMFDLKTYVTSEDAFMRLLPVVKTAKRVCLSACDLSQRGIEVLSSVLSSQNSILKELDLSYNNLGDAGVMQLAVGLESTNCSLETLRMKGCQLTWKGCDTLATIISSQCSLRELDVSNNDLMDSGLQSLSGGLENPQCKLEILRISGCQITEDGCHCLVTALNINPSHLRELDLSYNNPGHTGINLLSSGVKHKMCRLENLKVENCGEERMKSGLKKYACVIEFDPNTAHRNLQLSDDNRTVTVVKEEQPYPNHPDRFDYCCWQLLCRNPLTGCSYWEVKRKGPVVIAVSYKRIGRKGPTADCRLGWNDQCWSLVCTERQYSFWHNKKETPYTMIKAPQVSCRIGVYVDVPAGIMSFYAVTSDEFYHLHTFQTTFTAPVYPAFGFGFGYWSYDSSVSVSEVEA encoded by the exons ATGTTACATACCTACTGTGAAAGTATTGTGGAGGTGACCAAAAAGGTTTTAAGGAAGCTTGAGCGTAATGACCTTGTTCAGGTTCTGTCTGGCCAAAATGGGGAACCACTGTCAG AGGGCTTTGCTGACTGCCAGAAAAATCTCAAGTCCAGGCTTTTGACAAAGCTGCAAGGTTCAGTGGAAAACCCCCAAAAGAGTGGAAAATCAAAAGCTAAAGAGCAAATCTTTATAGAAGTGAACTTGACAATAAAAGAAACCAATGAATTCAGCACAGAACATGAGATCAGGCAGATTGAATCGGCATCCAGGAAAATAGCCAAACCAGAAAAAACCATCAGCTATGATGATATTTTTAAAGGCCACTCTGGAAAAggtaaacaaatcaaaatgatgATGACAACTGGAATGGCTGGCATTGGGAAAACAGTCCTAACGCAGAAATTTACACAAAACTGGGCTGAAGACAAAGCCAACCAAGACTTCCACTTCATATTTCCACTCAGCTTCAGAGAGCTGAATGCTGTGAAACACAGAAAGTTCAAGTTGGTTGACCTTGTTCAACAGTTCTTTCCTGAGACCAGAGAGGTAGATATTTCCAACTCTAAGGAGTTCAGGGTCATTTTCATCCTTGATGGTCTGGATGAGAGCCAACTTCCACTGGACTTCATTGGTAACAAAAAAGTTACTGACCCTAAAGAGTCTGCGTTAGTGGACGTACTGCTGACAAGCATCATTCAAGGAACTCTGCTTCCCTCTGCGAACATCTGGATTACCACACGTCCTACGGCTGCCAGCCAGATCCCTTCCAAACATGTTGACATGGTGACTGAAGTTACAGGGTTCAATCATGCTCAGAAACTGGAGTACTTCAGGAAGAAATATAGAGATGACAAACTGGTCAGCAAAACCATGCCTTACATCAACGCATCCCAAAGCCTGAAGACCTTGTGCCAGATGCCAGTTTGCTGTTGGATCACTGCTGTAGTCCTAGAAGACCTGCTGAagaacagagaagaagaagaacaactCCCGAAGACTCTGGCTGAGCTCTACATCAAATTCTTGCTGGTCCAGTTCAGACAGAAGGCCGTAACAGAGGCAGAGACACAGTGGAATCTGTCATGCAAGGAAAAGATTCTATCATTAGGAAAACTAGCTTATGAGCAGTTGCAAAAAGGCAATCTTGTATTCGATCAATCAGACCTTACGGCATCTGGTATCAATATTAAATTGGTGTCAGTTTTCACTGGCATGTTTCCTGAGATCTTCAAGGAAGAAGGTGAGCAGGGCCAGGCCAATGTGTTCTGCTTCACCCATCTGAGCGTTCAGGAGTTCCTCGCTGCTCTGTATGTTCATCTCACTTTCATGACCTCACAGGTCAATGTGCTCGAAGAAATGCAGTCAAGTTGGATGGTTATGCTAGCAAGACGCAAATTCAATCCCTACCAGACTGCCGTTGACAAAGCCTTGCAAAGTCCAAAAGGAGACCAGGACATGTTTCTACGCTTTCTACTGGGTCTTTTGCAGCCGTCCAGCCAGAGTCTGTTAAAAGGTCTAGTCAAAGAAACCGAAAACAACACCCAGATCATCCAGGAAGCAATCAAGTACATCAAGGACAAGCTTGATGCTGAGCTGCCTACAGAACAGAGCATCAATCTGCTTTACTGTCTGAATGAACTTAATGACAATTCTCTCGTGGAGGAGATCCAAAGGTTCATGAGTTCAGGACGCCTTACTGTGGATAACTTGTCCTCTGCTCAGTGGTCTACCTTGGTCTTCATCTTActggcagaaaaagaaattgacaTGTTTGACCTGAAAACATACGTGACTTCAGAGGATGCTTTTATGCGGTTGCTTCCCGTGGTCAAAACTGCAAAGAGGGTTTG TCTGAGTGCATGTGACCTGTCACAGAGAGGTATTGAAGTTCTGTCTTCAGTTCTCAGCTCCCAGAACTCCATTCTGAAAGAGCTTGACCTGAGCTACAACAACCTGGGAGATGCAGGAGTAATGCAACTGGCTGTTGGACTGGAGAGCACAAACTGTTCACTTGAAACTCTCAG GATGAAGGGCTGCCAGTTGACATGGAAAGGTTGTGACACTCTGGCTACAATCATCAGCTCCCAGTGTAGCCTGAGAGAGTTGGATGTGAGCAACAATGATCTGATGGATTCAGGATTGCAGAGTTTGTCTGGGGGTCTGGAGAATCCTCAATGCAAACTGGAAATTCTCAG gaTCTCTGGCTGCCAGATTACAGAGGATGGCTGCCATTGTCTGGTCACTGCCCTGAACATAAATCCGTCACATTTGAGAGAGCTGGACCTGAGCTACAACAATCCTGGACACACAGGAATCAATCTGCTGTCCAGCGGCGTGAAGCACAAAATGTGCAGACTAGAAAATCTCAA AGTGGAAAACTGTGGAGAAGAGAGGATGAAGTCGGGTTTAAAGAAGT ATGCGTGTGTGATTGAATTTGACCCAAACACGGCTCACAGGAACCTGCAGCTGTCGGATGACAACAGGACGGTGACCGTGGTGAAGGAAGAGCAGCCATACCCTAATCACCCAGACCGCTTCGACTACTGCTGCTGGCAGCTGCTCTGCAGAAACCCACTGACTGGCTGCAGTTACTGggaggtgaagagaaagggacCTGTGGTCATAGCCGTGAGCTACAAACGAATCGGCAGGAAAGGACCCACGGCCGACTGCAGGTTGGGTTGGAACGACCAGTGCTGGAGTCTCGTCTGCACTGAAAGGCAATACTCCTTCTGGCACAACAAGAAGGAAACACCTTACACAATGATAAAAGCGCCCCAAGTGTCCTGCAGAATAGGAGTTTATGTAGACGTCCCTGCTGGCATCATGTCTTTCTACGCCGTCACCTCTGATGAATTCTACCACCTCCACACCTTCCAGACCACCTTCACTGCGCCGGTGTACCCGGCCTTCGGGTTTGGGTTTGGGTACTGGTCCTACGACTCCTCCGTGTCTGTGTCTGAGGTGGAGGCGTAA
- the LOC114158283 gene encoding NACHT, LRR and PYD domains-containing protein 12-like isoform X1, translating into MATRSSGQVYESVVTDETTAEALGFWCRCLFCSSGTMKKAKKSAVPTSEELVLRALKDLGDTELKEFKWYLQKSEVLGGLPIIPKSRIDKADRTDTVDQMLHTYCESIVEVTKKVLRKLERNDLVQVLSGQNGEPLSEGFADCQKNLKSRLLTKLQGSVENPQKSGKSKAKEQIFIEVNLTIKETNEFSTEHEIRQIESASRKIAKPEKTISYDDIFKGHSGKGKQIKMMMTTGMAGIGKTVLTQKFTQNWAEDKANQDFHFIFPLSFRELNAVKHRKFKLVDLVQQFFPETREVDISNSKEFRVIFILDGLDESQLPLDFIGNKKVTDPKESALVDVLLTSIIQGTLLPSANIWITTRPTAASQIPSKHVDMVTEVTGFNHAQKLEYFRKKYRDDKLVSKTMPYINASQSLKTLCQMPVCCWITAVVLEDLLKNREEEEQLPKTLAELYIKFLLVQFRQKAVTEAETQWNLSCKEKILSLGKLAYEQLQKGNLVFDQSDLTASGINIKLVSVFTGMFPEIFKEEGEQGQANVFCFTHLSVQEFLAALYVHLTFMTSQVNVLEEMQSSWMVMLARRKFNPYQTAVDKALQSPKGDQDMFLRFLLGLLQPSSQSLLKGLVKETENNTQIIQEAIKYIKDKLDAELPTEQSINLLYCLNELNDNSLVEEIQRFMSSGRLTVDNLSSAQWSTLVFILLAEKEIDMFDLKTYVTSEDAFMRLLPVVKTAKRVCLSACDLSQRGIEVLSSVLSSQNSILKELDLSYNNLGDAGVMQLAVGLESTNCSLETLRMKGCQLTWKGCDTLATIISSQCSLRELDVSNNDLMDSGLQSLSGGLENPQCKLEILRISGCQITEDGCHCLVTALNINPSHLRELDLSYNNPGHTGINLLSSGVKHKMCRLENLKVENCGEERMKSGLKKYACVIEFDPNTAHRNLQLSDDNRTVTVVKEEQPYPNHPDRFDYCCWQLLCRNPLTGCSYWEVKRKGPVVIAVSYKRIGRKGPTADCRLGWNDQCWSLVCTERQYSFWHNKKETPYTMIKAPQVSCRIGVYVDVPAGIMSFYAVTSDEFYHLHTFQTTFTAPVYPAFGFGFGYWSYDSSVSVSEVEA; encoded by the exons ATGGCGACAAGGTCATCGGGCCAAGTATATGAGTCCGTAGTGACAgatgaaacaacagcagaagctCTGGGGTTTTGGTGTCGGTGTTTGTTCTGCAGCTCAGGGACGATGAAGAAG GCAAAGAAGAGTGCTGTCCCAACATCTGAGGAGCTGGTTCTGCGAGCACTCAAAGATCTTGGAGATACTGAGTTGAAAGAGTTTAAATGGTATTTGCAAAAGTCAGAGGTTTTGGGAGGCCTCCCAATCATCCCAAAGAGTCGAATAGATAAAGCAGACCGGACTGACACAGTGGATCAGATGTTACATACCTACTGTGAAAGTATTGTGGAGGTGACCAAAAAGGTTTTAAGGAAGCTTGAGCGTAATGACCTTGTTCAGGTTCTGTCTGGCCAAAATGGGGAACCACTGTCAG AGGGCTTTGCTGACTGCCAGAAAAATCTCAAGTCCAGGCTTTTGACAAAGCTGCAAGGTTCAGTGGAAAACCCCCAAAAGAGTGGAAAATCAAAAGCTAAAGAGCAAATCTTTATAGAAGTGAACTTGACAATAAAAGAAACCAATGAATTCAGCACAGAACATGAGATCAGGCAGATTGAATCGGCATCCAGGAAAATAGCCAAACCAGAAAAAACCATCAGCTATGATGATATTTTTAAAGGCCACTCTGGAAAAggtaaacaaatcaaaatgatgATGACAACTGGAATGGCTGGCATTGGGAAAACAGTCCTAACGCAGAAATTTACACAAAACTGGGCTGAAGACAAAGCCAACCAAGACTTCCACTTCATATTTCCACTCAGCTTCAGAGAGCTGAATGCTGTGAAACACAGAAAGTTCAAGTTGGTTGACCTTGTTCAACAGTTCTTTCCTGAGACCAGAGAGGTAGATATTTCCAACTCTAAGGAGTTCAGGGTCATTTTCATCCTTGATGGTCTGGATGAGAGCCAACTTCCACTGGACTTCATTGGTAACAAAAAAGTTACTGACCCTAAAGAGTCTGCGTTAGTGGACGTACTGCTGACAAGCATCATTCAAGGAACTCTGCTTCCCTCTGCGAACATCTGGATTACCACACGTCCTACGGCTGCCAGCCAGATCCCTTCCAAACATGTTGACATGGTGACTGAAGTTACAGGGTTCAATCATGCTCAGAAACTGGAGTACTTCAGGAAGAAATATAGAGATGACAAACTGGTCAGCAAAACCATGCCTTACATCAACGCATCCCAAAGCCTGAAGACCTTGTGCCAGATGCCAGTTTGCTGTTGGATCACTGCTGTAGTCCTAGAAGACCTGCTGAagaacagagaagaagaagaacaactCCCGAAGACTCTGGCTGAGCTCTACATCAAATTCTTGCTGGTCCAGTTCAGACAGAAGGCCGTAACAGAGGCAGAGACACAGTGGAATCTGTCATGCAAGGAAAAGATTCTATCATTAGGAAAACTAGCTTATGAGCAGTTGCAAAAAGGCAATCTTGTATTCGATCAATCAGACCTTACGGCATCTGGTATCAATATTAAATTGGTGTCAGTTTTCACTGGCATGTTTCCTGAGATCTTCAAGGAAGAAGGTGAGCAGGGCCAGGCCAATGTGTTCTGCTTCACCCATCTGAGCGTTCAGGAGTTCCTCGCTGCTCTGTATGTTCATCTCACTTTCATGACCTCACAGGTCAATGTGCTCGAAGAAATGCAGTCAAGTTGGATGGTTATGCTAGCAAGACGCAAATTCAATCCCTACCAGACTGCCGTTGACAAAGCCTTGCAAAGTCCAAAAGGAGACCAGGACATGTTTCTACGCTTTCTACTGGGTCTTTTGCAGCCGTCCAGCCAGAGTCTGTTAAAAGGTCTAGTCAAAGAAACCGAAAACAACACCCAGATCATCCAGGAAGCAATCAAGTACATCAAGGACAAGCTTGATGCTGAGCTGCCTACAGAACAGAGCATCAATCTGCTTTACTGTCTGAATGAACTTAATGACAATTCTCTCGTGGAGGAGATCCAAAGGTTCATGAGTTCAGGACGCCTTACTGTGGATAACTTGTCCTCTGCTCAGTGGTCTACCTTGGTCTTCATCTTActggcagaaaaagaaattgacaTGTTTGACCTGAAAACATACGTGACTTCAGAGGATGCTTTTATGCGGTTGCTTCCCGTGGTCAAAACTGCAAAGAGGGTTTG TCTGAGTGCATGTGACCTGTCACAGAGAGGTATTGAAGTTCTGTCTTCAGTTCTCAGCTCCCAGAACTCCATTCTGAAAGAGCTTGACCTGAGCTACAACAACCTGGGAGATGCAGGAGTAATGCAACTGGCTGTTGGACTGGAGAGCACAAACTGTTCACTTGAAACTCTCAG GATGAAGGGCTGCCAGTTGACATGGAAAGGTTGTGACACTCTGGCTACAATCATCAGCTCCCAGTGTAGCCTGAGAGAGTTGGATGTGAGCAACAATGATCTGATGGATTCAGGATTGCAGAGTTTGTCTGGGGGTCTGGAGAATCCTCAATGCAAACTGGAAATTCTCAG gaTCTCTGGCTGCCAGATTACAGAGGATGGCTGCCATTGTCTGGTCACTGCCCTGAACATAAATCCGTCACATTTGAGAGAGCTGGACCTGAGCTACAACAATCCTGGACACACAGGAATCAATCTGCTGTCCAGCGGCGTGAAGCACAAAATGTGCAGACTAGAAAATCTCAA AGTGGAAAACTGTGGAGAAGAGAGGATGAAGTCGGGTTTAAAGAAGT ATGCGTGTGTGATTGAATTTGACCCAAACACGGCTCACAGGAACCTGCAGCTGTCGGATGACAACAGGACGGTGACCGTGGTGAAGGAAGAGCAGCCATACCCTAATCACCCAGACCGCTTCGACTACTGCTGCTGGCAGCTGCTCTGCAGAAACCCACTGACTGGCTGCAGTTACTGggaggtgaagagaaagggacCTGTGGTCATAGCCGTGAGCTACAAACGAATCGGCAGGAAAGGACCCACGGCCGACTGCAGGTTGGGTTGGAACGACCAGTGCTGGAGTCTCGTCTGCACTGAAAGGCAATACTCCTTCTGGCACAACAAGAAGGAAACACCTTACACAATGATAAAAGCGCCCCAAGTGTCCTGCAGAATAGGAGTTTATGTAGACGTCCCTGCTGGCATCATGTCTTTCTACGCCGTCACCTCTGATGAATTCTACCACCTCCACACCTTCCAGACCACCTTCACTGCGCCGGTGTACCCGGCCTTCGGGTTTGGGTTTGGGTACTGGTCCTACGACTCCTCCGTGTCTGTGTCTGAGGTGGAGGCGTAA